From Ptychodera flava strain L36383 unplaced genomic scaffold, AS_Pfla_20210202 Scaffold_55__1_contigs__length_887147_pilon, whole genome shotgun sequence, a single genomic window includes:
- the LOC139128470 gene encoding LOW QUALITY PROTEIN: phosphatidylserine synthase 1-like (The sequence of the model RefSeq protein was modified relative to this genomic sequence to represent the inferred CDS: inserted 1 base in 1 codon) → MMYSLYPELRNVTPDSKEYAVNCSVVTLERIWSHMDIFAFAHFSGWALKALLVRHYGICWTISVTWEITEVAFAHLLPNFAECWWDQLILDVLVCNGLGIWLGMFVCKKLEMSNFHWESIKDIHSTSGKIRRAVLQFTPASWTHVRWLDPNSSCMRVVAVYILLVMWQVTELNXFFLKHIFLIPTGHQLNVIRIFLIAVIVAPTIRWYYLHKMDMMTD, encoded by the exons GAATATGCAGTTAACTGTTCCGTTGTTACATTAGAGCGAATCTGGAGTCATATGGACATATTTGCATTTGCACATTTCTCTGGTTGGGCGTTAAAAGCACTATTAGTGAGGCATTATGGGATATGTTGGACAATCAGTGTGACGTGGGAGATTACTGAG GTTGCTTTTGCTCATTTACTTCCAAACTTTGCCGAGTGTTGGTGGGATCAATTGATCCTGGATGTCTTGGTGTGCAATGGACTGGGAATCTGGCTGGGAATGTTTGTGTGCAAGAAACTGGAAATGAGTAACTTTCATTGGGAAAGCATCAA AGATATACATTCCACATCAGGTAAAATACGGCGAGCTGTGCTTCAATTTACTCCTGCAAG TTGGACACATGTAAGATGGTTAGACCCAAATTCATCATGTATGAGAGTGGTTGCTGTTTATATTCTTCTAGTGATGTGGCAG GTGACAGAACTGA ACTTTTTCTTGAAACACATATTTCTGATACCAACTGGTCACCAATTGAATGTTATAAGGATATTTCTCATAGCAGTCATCGTGGCCCCTACTATTAG GTGGTACTATCTCCACAAAATGGATATGATGACAGATTGA